From Labrus bergylta chromosome 22, fLabBer1.1, whole genome shotgun sequence, one genomic window encodes:
- the LOC109991348 gene encoding aldo-keto reductase MSMEG_2408/MSMEI_2347-like: MSLTSTTPSVLLNTGVQMPLLGLGTYKLLSPEDVCLAVDAALLAGYRHFDTAACYQNEAELGRALKKLLPKHGLTREDVFITSKLDPKDQGEKAMEGALQSLSQLDLGYIDLYLIHWPGTQGMDEADQLNPVNRAQSWVTLEELHAQGKLKAIGVSNYTPAHLEELMQSCKTHPAVIQVEFHPQFCQTELRSVCEKYGVCFEAYSSLGKGALVTDPVVMEIAKNCERTPAQVLLRWAVQQGLPVIPKSSNPGRIKDNARIFDFTLSDTDMNRLSALDCGRKYCRDASQIV; the protein is encoded by the exons ATGTCCCTCACCTCCACTactccctctgtcctcctgaATACGGGGGTTCAGATGCCCCTCCTGGGTTTGGGGACCTACAAGTTGTTGTCCCCTGAAGATGTCTGCCTGGCTGTGGATGCAGCACTGCTGGCTGGTTATCGACACTTCGACACTGCAGCCTGCTACCAGAATGAAGCTGAATTGGGCCGAGCCCTCAAGAAGCTCCTGCCTAAGCATGGCTTAACCAGAGAGGACGTCTTCATCACCAG TAAACTGGACCCAAAGGATCAGGGTGAGAAGGCCATGGAAGGAGCCCTTCAGAGCCTGTCTCAGCTGGATTTGGGTTACATTGACCTCTACTTGATCCACTGGCCTGGCACACAGGGAATGGATGAGGCTGACCAACTCAACCCAG TTAACAGAGCTCAAAGTTGGGTCACACTCGAGGAGCTGCATGCTCAGGGGAAGCTGAAGGCCATCGGAGTGTCCAACTACACACCAGCACACTTGGAAGAACTGATGCAGAGCTGTAAAACTCATCCCGCGGTGATACAG gTTGAGTTCCACCCACAATTTTGCCAGACGGAGCTGAGGAGTGTTTGTGAGAAGTATGGCGTGTGTTTCGAAGCCTACTCCTCCTTGGGGAAAGGAGCGCTGGTCACTGACCCTGTCGTCATGGAGATAGCAAAGAACTGTGAgcgtacacctgctcag GTCCTTTTGCGCTGGGCGGTGCAGCAGGGTCTCCCAGTGATCCCCAAGTCGTCCAATCCGGGCAGAATAAAGGACAATGCCAGGATTTTTGACTTCACACTGAGTGacacagacatgaacagacTTTCAGCTCTGGACTGTGGGCGCAAGTACTGCAGGGATGCATCACAAATAGTTTAA
- the LOC109991347 gene encoding uncharacterized oxidoreductase YtbE-like, translated as MSLTSTTPSVLLNTGVQMPLLGLGTYKLWSPEDVCLAVDAALLAGYRHFDTAACYQNEAELGRALKKLLPKHGLTREDVFITSKLDPKDQGEKAMEGALQSLSQLDLGYIDLYLIHWPGTQGMDEADQLNPVNRAQSWVTLEELHAQGKLKAIGVSNYTPAHLEELMQSCKTHPAVIQVEFHPQFCQTELRSVCEKYGVCFEAYSSLGKGVLVTDPVVMEIAKNCERTPAQVLLRWAVQQGLPVIPKSSNPGRIKDNARIFDFTLSDTDMNRLSALDCGRKYCRDASQIV; from the exons ATGTCCCTCACCTCCACTactccctctgtcctcctgaATACGGGGGTTCAGATGCCCCTCCTGGGTTTGGGGACCTACAAGTTGTGGTCCCCTGAAGATGTCTGCCTGGCTGTGGATGCAGCACTGCTGGCTGGTTATCGACACTTCGACACTGCAGCCTGCTACCAGAATGAAGCTGAATTGGGCCGAGCCCTCAAGAAGCTCCTGCCTAAGCATGGCTTAACCAGAGAGGACGTCTTCATCACCAG TAAGCTGGACCCAAAGGATCAGGGTGAGAAGGCCATGGAAGGAGCCCTTCAGAGCCTGTCTCAGCTGGATTTGGGTTACATTGACCTCTACCTGATCCACTGGCCTGGCACACAGGGAATGGATGAGGCTGACCAACTCAACCCAG TTAACAGAGCTCAAAGTTGGGTCACACTCGAGGAGCTGCATGCTCAGGGGAAGCTGAAGGCCATCGGAGTGTCCAACTACACACCAGCACACTTGGAAGAACTGATGCAGAGCTGTAAAACTCATCCCGCGGTGATACAG gTTGAGTTCCACCCACAATTTTGCCAGACGGAGCTGAGGAGTGTTTGTGAGAAGTATGGCGTGTGTTTCGAAGCCTACTCCTCCTTGGGGAAAGGAGTGCTGGTCACTGACCCTGTCGTCATGGAGATAGCAAAGAACTGTGAgcgtacacctgctcag GTCCTTTTGCGCTGGGCGGTGCAGCAGGGTCTCCCAGTGATCCCCAAGTCGTCCAATCCGGGCAGAATAAAGGACAATGCCAGGATTTTTGACTTCACACTGAGTGacacagacatgaacagacTTTCAGCTCTGGACTGTGGGCGCAAGTACTGCAGGGATGCATCACAAATAGTTTAA